TCCCCAATTCAGATTCAATCCTCTCCTTCAAAAAGGACATCTGAGGCTTTTCACCATGAACAAGAATCACATGGCTGGGTGAAAGAAATTCTGTGAGATCCATGATCCCTTTGGAGTCTGTGTGAGGACTGAATGACAGCTGATGAATCTGGTGCACGGAATGGAAAAAACAATACTGGTATTAGCATAATTACATTCAGAGAAAAGGATAAGCAAGAACACAGGAAAAAGGGATTACAGAGGCTAACTaccaaaatttcaagaaaagtgattCATTAAGCTGGAGACCTGAACTTGCATTGTTACTATGTCGAACTAATCTGTCAAATAGTTTGTAGTAATAGTGTAAGTTACGAATTTGAGCATGCATAATCTGGTGATCCATTGAACTTATAAGCAACATAAGATTTTTTTTCAGCAACGCAATAAAGCACTAGATGGACTAGTGATGTCCGATGAGTAATGGCACAAGATGTTGAAAATTATCAACCAAAGGTCAATGTCTTCACTTCCTATGTAATTTTACTGTAGACTGAGAGAACTGTAAATGAAGAAAGACCAACCTGACATCTGACATCAATATGTGTTTCCTTGTCTAAATCGATTCTGGTTGGTTTTCCAGACATCAATTTATGGCCAATGGTTCCGGCAACACAATATCTGGATGAAAGTAAACATGAGATCAAAATACAGGTATCACAGTTCTATATTTTAAACAGGCAGAAAAGTTTTCCCTACTTATTTCAGTGAAAGATGAGGAAAATAAGAATAAATAGAAACCAAAGCAGAAAAATGTGGCAAgtacaaactactccctccgtcccgaaatgtaagacgtttttcgaTACTATCATAGTGtctaaaaacgtcttacatttcgggacagagggagtataaagcAACAACATTCAACTCCAAGAGAAAGACATCATCTCCAAGCAGGTAAGCATTCGCTAAAGCAGAAGGCAGGGTAGACCTCTCATGTTTTCCACCATAACAGTACCAGTAGTAACAACCCCAACAGGAGCAATTTATTCAGAGAATAAACATGTTTGTTTGTTCCTACGCCATTAGCAAACATGGAAAAAAACAGAAATTCTGAGTTAAGGGCAATACCCTGGAAGTGTAACCAGATTTTTTTCTGATGGAGCCCATCTTTTAAACACCTCAAGGGAAAATCCACCGCTAATCATACCAGGTGTCGCAAAAAGTACACAGGGTCCAGGATCATTAATGAATGAACGCTGGAAGTCGCAAACTGCAATGTGAGAAAACCTACAATGTCATTTTGGTAAAGGAATTGCAAATAAAGCAAAATAGCATATTTCCGTTTAAAAACAGGTTAAGTTAGGTCAAACGAAATTCTTTAACATTACAAATAAGAACCTTTGCTAAGAAGAGACAAAATGGACGAGCAGACATAATATCCAGCAGATCCATTTAGAATTTTTCTTACAAAAAAACTAAATTTCACCTAATGCCAAAGATCAAAGTGTAGGTCTTCTTTTAAAGGCTGAATTAAACATTTAGAATTTTTACACAATCGAATGTTTTTTATATTCATTTTGCACATGGTTGACTGAGAAGCTTTTTCAAGAACGTTACCATGCTTAAAGTCAAATGGGTTGTGAACTGTGTAGCTGTCCTTGATCTTCTGGCTAGTCCATCCAATAAGCATCTTGTAGTACATGTTAGCTTGAATGGTTAAACCTATAGAACAAATATAATGTCAAATAAAACACACAATTCATAAAAGCAAGTTAAAGTTTGACCAAAAGGTGGATGGGCGCGTAGCCCAGTGGTGGGAGTGCTGTAGTGTCGCCCTGCCGAGCTGGGTTCGACCCCTCAGGTCGAATTCTATGTCTCACATTCTCTCTTAATATAATGCCGCGGGTTTCCACCCCCGCTGGTCTACTTTTTTTGAGATGACCAAAAAAAACACATACCAGCTGAGAAATAAATAGGAATCTTCAAGTTCATCCTTTCCCAATAGTCATCCAGCAATATGCATAGCTCCTGACACATATAAGATCAATTATGTCACATGTAAATGGatgttctattctggaagttttgaACAGTGTGCCCCCAAGGAAATATTTTTCCACTGGGAACCTACTCAGTTAAGTATAGTGATACAGTCGATCATAAATTTGCTTGTCTCACATATAACTGACAGTAAGTGGGGGTACCTGAGCTCTGCCCAAAGCAAATGCTGGAATCAGAACTTTACCTCCTCCAGAAACACATTTATGGACCTACAGAAAACATACTATCACTGAGTAGCACACATAAACTCAAATGATTTTAATTCAACTTCTCAATATAGCCAACTCAAGTAATTTTAGAATAAACTGTAAGAACTCGACAACAGATGCATTATTGGAACAAGTTGCACTTAATAACTGGTGAATGTTAACTTCCTGGATGTAGGAGAACACAAGTATCAGCATTGATGATTATCTTGCTCCACCAACATATTAAACATGCAACAAGAATCTACAAGGCAGAATATATTGGCAAAGATTCAGGTTACATACCGCTTTTAAGAACTCCCTCTCACGGGCATGCTTTGAGTCACGTACAGTTTTAGCGTATGTAGACCTGCAGATAGAAACATCAATTTGTACTTGCACATGGAAAAAGTAATATCCAAACAACGGAACTGTACTGTTAATGCCTGATTGTAATGGTACAAGACAACAAAAAATAAACCCTAAAATATTGAAGAAacatttattttatttaactattagCTAAATGGACCAACCTATTCAGTACTTAAAGAAGTGATTTCCGACTATAGCCCAACTGATTTTCAGGTAAGCGCAGTGGTTAATTACATGAACCAGCTACAGGTCAAGTGTTGTAGCAGTCTGGAAACATGACAATAGTAAAGATAAACCATGCAATGAAATGTCACCGCAAAAAAGGACAAGAGAAAAAAAGAAACCTGCTAGGTCAACAATCCAAGAAAATTGGACATAGTGTAGAAAAGCATATTTGCAATTGGAGTTGGAACATACTCCGTTATTAAGAGATCCAACTTCAGATGATCAATTTGCGCTGCTCCAAGATGTCTGTCTGGTGTCATATTGTAATCCCCGGTGTAGACCATAGCAGCATCTCCAACTTTTGCATAAATCATTGCAGCTCCCAAAACCTTAAGTTTGGCACAATAACTAGATTAGGAAGCACAGACATGAACGCTCAGTTCTCTGATAATTAGTGGACAACTTTGAACAATAATTTCAGGATATTGCTGGACGCAAGAGAAACATAGGTATGAGAACATACATGTCCAGCATAATAGGCACGGATCACAAGGTCTCTATCTACTTGAATGGTTTGCTTCAAGTCCAAGGGTATGACTGAAAGGTCAAATATGAAAAGCAAATGAGAATTATCATCCCTGCATACTTGCGCGGCAGCATCATCATTTTGCGAGTCGACCAGTGAAAGAAATGTTGAAATCTATCACTACCTTTCTTCATACAGTTCTGAATGTCTTCATAGCTATACTGTTCCTCCTCTCCTCTGTGATCTACCATTACTTTCCTATAATCTTCCAGCATCAATGGAGCTAAAGCCTTTGTGGGGTACTGTTTGAGGCACAGGTTGTAATTAGAATATGAAGAAAACTCAGGAAAAAGTATTGAAGTCAtaggaatttcaaaaataaaataaaataaatcccattttccAAATATCAAAAAGATAAGTactcctctgtaaactaatacagGTAGTtatctaaacgatcttatattagtttacagaggtagTACTTAATAAACTGTGCATAATGATTATTCAGTAAAAAATTACCTAGCAAATGAGATTGAGTTTGATCTTGAAATTTTAAGCATATATGATATTCactatttagtaaatttgaaaaaaaaaatcaaaaaacttcCGTGACCCGATGACATTCACTCACTTGCAACATTTGGCCCATCTATGAAATAATATTTACCAGCAAGGACTTACTGATAGCTCAGATTCAGTAAAATCTGAAAATTATCAACCCCCAATACAAATACAAATATATTCCCTAACCAGTAACAACATGAACAAAACCAAGTACACCAACAGTTGGCAGTTGGCACAACTAACAAAAGTTAGGCTTACCGTCATGTAAATCGGACCATGGTACCCACAGACCTCGGTGAAATACGGCAGCGCCCCAATATGATCCAAATGGCTGCAAGAGGCAAACTTCAGAAGTGAGCTAATCGTGCCAGCAACTGAAACAATCGACCCGGAGGAACTATAAAACTGTTGCCCACATACAAGTGCGTGATGACCACACAAGAGATGGCAGAGGTGAAGTCGGCGCCGGGGGTGGCGGCAAGGATGCGTGCGAAGTCCGGGTACCGTTGGCGATCGTGGTGGCCCATGTGCATGCCGCAGTCGAACATGACACGCTTCCCGCCGATGGTCACCACCACGCAGCTCTTCCCCACCTCCTGCCCCGCCCCTGCAACACGTACGTACACAGACTGACGACATCAGAGTGTTTTCGATCAATCAAACCGTGTGAGACGAAGTCGTTCGTAGGTCGCTTGCCTAGCACGAGGCAATCGATGGTCATGTCTGGATGGCCGCAGAGAGCTCACAGCGTTCAGCGGGGAGGCGGCGCCGTGCCTTTAGGGGGGAAGAGCAGAAGCAAGGTGCGCCGCCGACTTCAGCGGGTAGGCGGCCTGGAAGTGGAAAGCACGGCCGACGGGGGACGGGCAACGCCGGCAACGGAAGCGCGGCGCTCTCGTCTTTTTCTGCGTGCAGCGGCGTTGGGGCAGGAGGGTGGGGGATACAACAGtgggcgggacggcggcggcgctgtGCTTGCGAGGTGGATTGGCGGTGGGGGCGTGCTTGGGTAGGGGCGCGCCGGCGAGGGTGAGCGGCGGCTGGGGACAGGGCGGGCGGGGTTCGGGAACGGCGCTTGTCTGGGCCAGTGCTCGGCTCGTGCGAGCTGGGCGGCTCACCTACAGCGTACGGAACATGGGCCGGGCCCAACGGAGCGGCAGGTTGCATGCTCTCGTGTAGCACGCTTGCAACATTCTCTTTCATTATTTTTCACATTTTTTTCTCTTGTACTTTTAGGTAAAATACAATTGCCTAAAAAAGGTAAACTACAATTGTCTCAAAAAAGGTAAAAATGCAAGAATCCATATATTGCTAAGAGATTGATCCAACTACTTTTAATTATCTCAACATGCATACTTTCACATCATCAAAATTGTTGTAGTTGTTAGATTTACTAGCTTGATATACTGACATCCATCTGATCTACACATGACAATACTCTACCATGCAACATGCATTAGTGCATTATAACAGGGTTTTAGATCAAATTGCATTTAATTGTGACATACACAACTTTTCATGTTAGTACTTTTCTTTGCTTATGCTGAAATTTCTCACATAACTTAAATCATAAGGACTGAATTAGTATGCTAGACAGTATTTACAATCTATATATCTAATTCCGCAACAATGCGCGTGGTATCCTCTAGTATATTTTAGAGGTACATCAGAACTTATCCGTTTTAATTTTTTTTTATACTTTTATAAACGGTCTCCGCATGTTTTGAAAGTATAGCGATGTACTTAAAACAGTGTTCATGGATTCTCACAAAAGCAGTTCGCATTTTTAACAAATTTTCAACCAAATAAAACTATGACCACATactattttaaaataaataatGAACCTTTTGAAAGCATGGTGTATTTTACTTAAAACATGATGAACAGTTTCTAAATGCACAAGAACATTTAAAAATACATGATGATTTTTTAAATATGTGAGGAAGATTTTAAGCAAATAGTGAATATTTGACCTAAACATTTACTGTAAACTTGTAAAGTATGCGATGAATTTTTAAAAATAGCATAACGCACATTTTGTgcatatgatgaacattttctaagCACATGGcgaacatttttttattaattacTTGGGTCTTTTTCTAACGCACCAAGAAAAAAAATAGAACacgatgaacaattttttgaaaacacaatgaacattttttaaaatacaacCCTAAAGTTTTTTCCAAAAACTATGTGAGGAATATTTTAGAAATGCAAAATGCACTTTAAAAAAACACGGTCAAGGGCCTCGAAGTAATCAGGCATGGGAATCCCGTCGTCGAAGGGGAATTAGTCAAATTGAGCATCCATCTTCCCACCTTCCAGGTTGCTTCTAGCAAGGTTGCCTCCCTTTCTTTGTGGAAGAAATCAAAGACGAAGAAGAAAAGAAAGCAAAAGAGACACCCCCCTCCTTCCTACGTGGATGGTTGGCTCTGGAGCAAAATCTAAGATAGtgtctgtcggagtaaatgaccacgggtagccaagtcggctccctttggccctcagaaaaaatAATGGGCCGCCCGAGCCCTGAAGCACCCAAGACACGGGGTCGCCTTCTTCCGGCCGGCTATCACATAGGCCGGCTGGTggaaggcggcccggccataaagaacccttggaggacgccacgatagggccgactccaagaagccggtccctgaaggaccgactccaagaagccggccttaGAGaatcgactccaagaagccggcccctggcAGACGGTCGTGGGCTGCGCCCTAAAGTCCACCCCCCATAACGGTGACGGGACATGGCGCGGCTACAGTGGACCCTGTCACACCCGAATCCCGGAACACGCATGACTACAGTAtgccgtacggggcggccatctcCTGTCCGGTGAGGCACTGTTGACATGCAGATCATGACCCCATCCACGACGGGTCGCTAGTACGGCccgtaggcggcgggccccttcggtcagagagacatccgaaggcgacCTGACCTCCCCCAACCGGCCTGAGGCCGGGCCGGCTTcctatagccggcttgctcccTTTCTCGGGGCGCGTGCACCATTAAGCAGACAAgacaaggtaaggctacagtgagagcccgcaagacggcggcactgtagccatgcttacctcgactaagccctcgtcatcagaggcgaggcaacagtaaccagcccccgacaagaccccccaagCAGTGGGGCCGGCCTATCGACCAATGGGCCggcagtcggcgggacccaccagtcggtgggccccagtagCCGACGGAGAAGCCGGTGGTCGTAGACGCTGACGGCCtggacccacgcccagccggattaccattgtaccccagggggtaggcctatataaaccccctgggacacccatgcaaagggttgatctcatagagttttagacactaccatagggagagaagagagctagccttgcccttcttcctcctcccaccgaacagctcaaggagcctcttgtagcttcttattgatctagtgatcatgtgaaagtgcaactatccctaggtggttttgctaattcataacaacatatagctcattgagctaatgctattccaagactattatttcaggaaagctcaatgaatggcatggcatggatgatgaaagtgggtccctcaaaatactaagaacaaaggattggctcaagctcaaaggctcaagactcttcattttatattttagtgatccaagatcacattgagtctataggaaaagccaatactatcaaggagggatgaggagttgcttaatgagcctcttgcttcatgtgctttgtgatatgctccaaaaccctcagctactttcccacatccacaaatgacctaaacccaaagccaaaatcggtcacaccgattcttccaatccggcgccaccgattccaaatgtcatagccactgccacaaaccctaagcaaatcggtcctaccgatagggatctcggtctcaccaagatgggattgtaatctctctgtttcccttttgtaacatttcggtctcaccaaaaagagcaaattggtcccactgagtttacctgaccaactcgctggtgagctaattaccaaaatcggtcctaccgagtttgtgtaatcggtctcaccgagattacgttatgccctaaccctaaccatatcggtcctaccgagttgcatttcggtcccactgaaaatcctaacggttactaaatttgctaaatcggtccgaccgagtttctcaattcggtcccaccgagtttggcaaattgtgtgtaacggttagattttgtgtggaggctatatataatgctccacctcctcttcattcgtggagagagccatcatactaaacctacacttccaacttaccatttctgagagagaaccacctactcatgtgttgaggccaagatattccattcctaccatatgaatcttgatctctagccttcccaagttgctttccactcaaatcctctttccaccatatccaaatcctatgagagagagttgagtgttggggagactatcatttgaagcacaagagcaaggagttcatcatcaacgcaccatttgttacttcttggagagtggtgtctcctagattggctaggtgtcacttgggagcctccgacaagattgtggagttgaaccaaggagtttgtaagggcaaggagatcgcctacttcgtgaagatctaccgctagtgaggcaagtccttcgtgggcgacggccatggtgggatagacaaggttgcttcttcgtggacccttcatggatagagctctccgtggactcgcgcaaccgttacccttcgtgggttgaagtctccatcaacgtggatgtacgatagcaccacctatgggaaccacgccaaaaacatccgtgtctccaattgcgtttgaatcctccaaacccttctctttaccttcttgcaagttgcatgctttaatttccactgcctatatactctttgcatacttgcttgaattgtgtgatgattacttgacttgtcctaagatagctaaaatctgccaaactctaaaattaggaaaaggttaagtttttaattggtcaagtagtctaatcaccccccctctagacatacttcaaggtcctacaagtggtatcagagctttggtctccatttgctttgatttccatagcttttggtggtcatagccttggtttcacaacctaggagagtatggcgtctagtgagggaaattatcaccgtagaggtccttactttgatggtactaattttgctagttggaagcataagatgaaaatgcatattctcggacataaccccgccgtttgggtaattatttgtattggcttgcaaggtgaattctttgatgggagagaaccaagccGTGAAGCGAATGcgtaagaattgaagatgctgcaatacaacgctcaagcttgtgatatcatcttcaacggattgtgccccgaagaattcaacaaaatcagccgtcttgagaatgcaaaggaaaattgggatactttgattgatatgcatgaaggtaccgaatctgtcaaggaatccaagttggatgtgctccaaagtcagcttgacaagttcaaaatgaaggatggtgaaggtgtcgctgaaatgtactctaggcttgcacttatcacaaatgagattgccggcctagggagtgaagagatgaccgacagattcatcatcaagaagatcctaagagcattggatggaaagtatgataccgtgtgcacattgatccaaatgatgccaaactacaaaaatctcaagccaacggaagtcattggaagaattgttgctcatgagatgtcactcaaggataaggaggaacttcacaacaagtaaagtggtgcttacaaagcctcgagtgaagcccccacatcatcaagtgagaaacaaaccttcaacaaagaattgagcttaatggtgaagaacttcaacaaattctacaagagtagaagcaaagaaagaagctccaagtcaaggtcttatcatgacaaaagatcttctagtcgagagcgcaattgctacaattgtgggaggcctggaactactccaatgagtgtacggcaccctacaaaagaagagaagattctccaaaaagaagaagcaaaagagaagaatcaccaccaagagagaggaggagtagagatgatcgttatgaacgaagaccctcacggagaagcaaggattcggaaaggaaggacaagtcatcaaggagctacacaaaacgaagacatcaagctcatgttggtgaatgggtatccggttccgactccgacaatcactccgagagaagctatcactccgactccgaacatactcaagatgaaggtgttgctggtctagcacttgtgtcaaccaactcctacgacatatttgattcaccaaatgaaggaattggaagatgcttcatgg
Above is a window of Triticum dicoccoides isolate Atlit2015 ecotype Zavitan chromosome 5B, WEW_v2.0, whole genome shotgun sequence DNA encoding:
- the LOC119309333 gene encoding cleavage and polyadenylation specificity factor subunit 3-II-like, whose amino-acid sequence is MTIDCLVLGAGQEVGKSCVVVTIGGKRVMFDCGMHMGHHDRQRYPDFARILAATPGADFTSAISCVVITHFHLDHIGALPYFTEVCGYHGPIYMTYPTKALAPLMLEDYRKVMVDHRGEEEQYSYEDIQNCMKKVIPLDLKQTIQVDRDLVIRAYYAGHVLGAAMIYAKVGDAAMVYTGDYNMTPDRHLGAAQIDHLKLDLLITESTYAKTVRDSKHAREREFLKAVHKCVSGGGKVLIPAFALGRAQELCILLDDYWERMNLKIPIYFSAGLTIQANMYYKMLIGWTSQKIKDSYTVHNPFDFKHVCDFQRSFINDPGPCVLFATPGMISGGFSLEVFKRWAPSEKNLVTLPGYCVAGTIGHKLMSGKPTRIDLDKETHIDVRCQIHQLSFSPHTDSKGIMDLTEFLSPSHVILVHGEKPQMSFLKERIESELGMPCYYPANNETVSIPMTKNLKISATEKFITSCSTAQARDSPQKSNLICGNHLSGANGDEKLAEGILLMEKSKDAKILCEDELLQLLGAEGHSVQFEPLLRSRIGEAETDIVDNLASE